The following coding sequences lie in one Prionailurus viverrinus isolate Anna chromosome X, UM_Priviv_1.0, whole genome shotgun sequence genomic window:
- the LOC125157645 gene encoding small integral membrane protein 10-like protein 2A produces MAASAALSAAAAAAALSGLALRLSRSAAARGSYGAFCKGLTRTLITFFDLAWRLRMNFPYFYVVASVMLNVRLQVRIE; encoded by the coding sequence ATGGCGGCGTCCGCGGCTCtgtcggcggcggcggcggcggcggccctgTCAGGCCTGGCGCTGCGGCTGTCGCGCTCGGCGGCGGCCCGCGGCTCGTACGGCGCCTTCTGCAAGGGGCTCACGCGCACCCTGATCACCTTCTTCGACCTGGCCTGGCGGCTGCGCATGAACTTCCCCTACTTCTACGTGGTGGCCTCGGTGATGCTCAACGTCCGCCTGCAGGTGCGGATCGAGTGA